The Nitrospira lenta genome contains a region encoding:
- the rpmD gene encoding 50S ribosomal protein L30, producing MATAKTEKTEKATVPAVRVTLRRSPIGTPQTHRLVLRGLGLRHIRQTAVHPDTPQVRGLIKKVGYLLEVGKP from the coding sequence ATGGCTACTGCAAAAACTGAGAAAACAGAGAAGGCGACGGTCCCGGCCGTGCGAGTGACTCTGCGGCGGAGCCCGATTGGGACGCCCCAGACGCATCGGCTCGTATTGCGCGGACTTGGGCTTCGCCACATTCGACAAACAGCGGTTCATCCTGATACCCCACAGGTTCGTGGATTGATTAAGAAGGTTGGGTATCTGCTTGAGGTGGGGAAACCATGA
- the rpsE gene encoding 30S ribosomal protein S5, producing the protein MRVNPDELNLKDKVVFINRVAKVVKGGKRFNFCALVVVGDGHGWVGIGKGKAAEVPVAISKAVEQAKKNLVHVSLKGGTIPHDVHGLFGAEHVLMKPAVDGTGIIAGGAVRAVVEAVGVHNIIAKTLGRGNPFNTVRATLAGLSQLRNPEEVLRLRREAAGERLERASA; encoded by the coding sequence GTGCGAGTTAATCCAGACGAATTGAATTTGAAAGACAAGGTTGTTTTCATCAACCGCGTAGCCAAGGTTGTGAAAGGCGGCAAGCGATTTAACTTCTGCGCCCTTGTCGTGGTCGGTGATGGTCATGGCTGGGTCGGCATTGGAAAAGGTAAGGCGGCTGAAGTGCCGGTGGCCATTTCCAAGGCGGTCGAGCAGGCGAAGAAGAATCTCGTGCATGTCTCGCTCAAGGGCGGAACGATTCCTCATGATGTGCATGGGTTGTTCGGCGCCGAGCATGTTCTCATGAAGCCAGCCGTTGACGGTACCGGTATTATTGCGGGTGGCGCCGTGCGAGCCGTTGTTGAAGCGGTCGGCGTGCATAATATCATTGCCAAAACGCTTGGCCGAGGCAATCCATTCAATACTGTTCGAGCCACGTTGGCGGGACTCAGTCAATTGCGCAATCCTGAGGAAGTGCTGAGGCTTCGACGAGAGGCTGCAGGGGAGCGACTTGAAAGGGCGAGTGCGTAA